In Labrus mixtus chromosome 3, fLabMix1.1, whole genome shotgun sequence, a single window of DNA contains:
- the LOC132956298 gene encoding cyclin-dependent kinase-like 5 isoform X4, which yields MKIPDIGDVMNKFEVLGIVGEGAYGVVLKCRHKDTNEIVAIKKFKDSEENEEVKETTLRELKMLRTLKQENIVELKEAFRRRGKLYLVFEYVEKNMLELLEELPNGVPTDKARSYIYQLIRAIHWCHKHDIVHRDIKPENLLISSDDVLKLCDFGFARNLSEGTDANYTEYVATRWYRSPELLLGAPYGKAVDMWSVGCILGELSDGQPLFPGESEIDQLFTIQKVLGPLPPEQMKLFYNNPRFHGLRFPAVNHPQTLERRYLGIIGGGLLDLLKNLLLLNPTERFLTEQSLNHHAFQTLRLVDRPGPTTPTPVRSSKRKPHHGDNTTPSRSHGGKSSGSHRSSSRECSSLPRHDDVLPSNDGFLNGNMPAAINLSPTLHPKNYQPQIYNHSTSCSMDLASSNLPHLLSPGEAKSKGDFEMNLGSKVSDGPGAKYLKSNFRSQQNRHSFVEGKTNTLQSGEKHSRHNYMEAHSSNPSKFSYLNLSKSYGTLSDAKSVGNLNDVHLYADEPTARYFPSSCLDLTAPGSPAARRMDRLGPGGISRGSMRSERESNTLDSSYRRSSARHKSSEEAKSPDTLEPGEGGIERSHSHSLSAPHDPLTYGQGYTSPFSSQQRPHRHSMYVRRDHQRTHGAEEGLVVGQGGPTRASSLQLLSPQLQHRTLPRHSGGSSREEDMSRSDQTPTEVTHSRPPIRDSTRDNTASFHTQRKKSEVGLYHDQQTEDGGSSKENRNIYSESMPRRVGSFYRVPSPRPDNSFHDSRGQSRGSSDGSGLSNHSKRQPTFDPWTGPDTVVLNSSEPSKEKEKQGFFRAIKKKKKKSQMVPNEGVDTVIQKSSRSSGHQSSRHRSRDKSRDRDQDRDRDRDKDWPPEKLSDSHSPSQPLKSLRKLLHLSSSSSNQTAPSDMRYQPLPNPENRGHSGVSTPQLKSRQTAYPLPGQLESNWHPTALGRPEGNPYPEQMSIKGGQNGHGFGRPSRSRMPNLNDLKETAL from the exons GATACAAATGAAATTGTGGCAATTAAGAAATTCAAGGACAGTGAAG AAAATGAGGAGGTCAAAGAAACGACGCTACGGGAGCTTAAGATGCTCCGGACCCTCAAACAGGAGAACATAGTCGAGTTAAAGGAAGCCTTCCGCAGAAGAGGAAAGCTTTATCTGGTGTTTGAATATGTGGAGAAG aatatgctggagctgctggaggagttACCAAACGGCGTGCCGACTGACAAAGCTCGCAGCTACATCTACCAGTTAATCAGAGCCATTCATTGGTGCCATAAGCATGACATAGTTCACAGGG atATAAAGCCAGAAAACCTTCTCATCAGCTCCGATGACGTCCTCAAGTTATGTGACTTTG GCTTTGCACGAAATCTCTCTGAGGGGACCGATGCCAATTACACCGAGTATGTGGCCACTAGATGGTATCGCTCTCCGGAGCTCCTGCTCGG GGCTCCATACGGGAAGGCGGTGGACATGTGGTCGGTTGGCTGCATCTTAGGAGAGCTGAGTGACGGGCAGCCTCTGTTTCCAGGAGAGAGTGAAATCGACCAGCTCTTTACCATCCAGAAAGTGTTGGGACCCCTCCCACCAGAGCAGATGAAGCTCTTCTACAACAACCCACGATTCCACGGGCTGAGG TTCCCTGCTGTGAACCACCCCCAAACTCTGGAGCGAAGATACCTGGGAATCATTGGCGGAGGCCTGCTGGACCTGCTAAAG aacCTGCTTCTGCTGAACCCGACAGAGCGCTTTCTCACCGAGCAGAGCCTGAACCACCACGCCTTCCAGACCCTGCGGCTGGTGGATCGACCAGGCCCAACTACACCTACACCTGTCCGCTCCTCCAAGAGAAAGCCTCACCATGGAGACAACACCACCCCCAGCAG GAGCCATGGAGGTAAGAGCTCCGGAAGCCACCGCTCCAGCAGTAGAGAGTGCTCCAGTTTGCCCCGGCATGACGACGTCCTCCCCAGCAATGACGGCTTCCTCAACGGAAACATGCCTGCAGCAATCAACCTCAGTCCCACGCTGCATCCCAAGAACTACCAGCCGCAGATCTACAACCACTCCACCTCCTGCAGCATGGACCTGGCCAGCAGCAACCTGCCTCATCTGCTCAGCCCAGGGGAAGCCAAGAGCAAGGGGGACTTTGAAATGAACCTGGGGTCCAAGGTTTCCGATGGACCAGGAGCCAAGTACCTAAAATCAAACTTCCGCTCACAGCAGAACCGCCACTCTTTTGTAGAGGGGAAGACCAACACGCTTCAGTCAGGGGAAAAACACAGTCGACACAACTACATGGAGGCTCACAGCTCAAACCCCTCCAAGTTTAGCTACCTGAACTTATCTAAAAGCTACGGCACGCTTAGTGATGCCAAGTCAGTGGGGAACTTAAACGATGTGCATCTTTACGCTGACGAGCCGACAGCTCGCTATTTTCCCTCCAGCTGCCTGGACCTCACAGCTCCGGGCAGCCCAGCAGCCCGCCGGATGGACCGACTGGGACCTGGTGGGATTAGCAGAGGAAGCATGCgctcagaaagagagagcaacaCCCTGGACTCATCCTACAGGCGCTCGTCCGCCCGCCACAAGTCCTCAGAGGAGGCTAAGTCACCGGATACTCTGGAGCCAGGGGAGGGTGGCATCGAAAGGAGCCACTCTCACTCCCTGTCCGCCCCACATGACCCTCTGACTTACGGCCAGGGGTACACAAGCCCCTTCTCCTCTCAGCAGCGGCCGCACCGCCACTCCATGTACGTACGTAGGGACCACCAGAGAACACACGGGGCAGAAGAGGGGCTGGTGGTGGGGCAGGGCGGGCCCACCAGAGCCAGCAGCCTACAGCTCCTGTCTCCTCAGCTGCAGCACCGCACGCTGCCTCGCCACTCTGGGGGCTCCTCCAGAGAAGAAGACATGAGTAGG AGTGACCAGACACCCACTGAGGTCACCCACAGCAGACCCCCAATAAGGGACTCGACAAGGGACAACACCGCATCTTTTCACACACAGCGGAAAAAAAGCGAG GTGGGCTTATATCATGACCAGCAAACAGAAGACGGGGGCTCGTCTAAAGAGAACCGCAACATCTACAGTGAATCCATGCCTCGGAGGGTGGGCAGCTTCTACAGAG TCCCTTCTCCCCGGCCAGACAACTCCTTTCACGACAGCAGAGGTCAGAGCCGGGGCTCCAGCGACGGCTCGGGTTTATCCAACCACTCCAAACGCCAGCCGACCTTTGACCCCTG gaCTGGCCCAGACACCGTAGTGTTGAACTCCTCAGAGCCCtccaaagaaaaggagaagcagGGTTTCTTCAGAgcaataaagaagaaaaagaaaaaatctcaaATG GTTCCCAATGAAGGTGTGGACACGGTGATCCAGAAGTCCTCCAGGTCGTCGGGTCATCAGAGCAGCCGCCACAGGTCCCGAGACAAGAGCAGAGACCGGGACCAGGACCGGGaccgagacagagacaaggacTGGCCTCCGGAGAAACTGTCCGACTCACACTCTCCG AGTCAGCCCCTGAAGTCTCTGCGCAAACTCCTGCACCTTTCGTCCTCGTCCTCCAATCAGACGGCTCCGTCTGACATGCGCTACCAGCCGCTGCCAAATCCAGAGAACCGCGGTCACTCAGGGGTCAGCACGCCCCAGCTGAAGAGCCGCCAGACCGCCTACCCACTGCccggacagctggagtccaACTGGCACCCGACTGCCCTGGGCCGCCCCGAGGGAAATCCCTACCCCGAGCAAATGAGCATCAAGGGAGGCCAGAACGGGCACGGCTTCGGACGGCCCTCCAGGTCCCGCATGCCGAACCTGAATGACCTAAAAGAGACGGCTCTGTGA